A segment of the Odoribacter splanchnicus DSM 20712 genome:
CGGGAACATCACCCTGGCACGGAAACGATCGAACAGTCCGCGTTCCGATTCTATGGTCAGTCCCGTTTTTACCAAAAACTCTTTTTTATATCCTTTTTCTAAAGCTGCTTTCGTGAAACCGTCCCAAGCTTCGGGACAATACCCCAAACCGAATTTCTCGATCGTCCGATCATCCAATCCCCGACGACGAAAATACCCCAACCCCACCGATTTCCCTTCATCGGTATGCAACAGTTGCTGTACGAAAAATTCTTCGGCATAATTGGTCACGATCAGCATACTTTCCCGCTCGCTCTTCTCTTGCTTTTCGTGTTCCGAAAGCTCTTTTTCTTCGATGATAATATTATATTTAGCCGCCAGCCAACGCAGAGCCTCGACATAAGACAATTGTTCGTGTTCCATAATGAAATTCACCGCATTCCCGCCTTTCCCGCATCCGAAGCATTTATAAATACCCTTCGACGGGGAGACCGTAAAAGAACCTGTTTTTTCATTATGAAAAGGACAACAGCCCACATAATTCACCCCTCTCTTCTTCAGACTTACAAAGTCGGAAATCACTTCGTAAATATCTGCAGCATCGAAAATCTTCTGTATCGTCGCTTGATCAATCATAGTACAAAGGTAAGAGGTAAAAAGGAAAAAGATAAAAGGTAAAAGGTAAAAAGTAAAAGGTTTTTCTATTTATTATATTTCACAGTATTTTAACTACATTACAATCACGCTTTGGCACAATATTTGTACTTTTGCGTCCCATGGAAACGATATATATTCAAAACGTTTTCATGTGCAAATTTAATTTTATCATGACAGAAAGCGAATTTAATCGGGCAAGAGAAGAACTATTAGAAAATATTTCTGAGTTATTTTTAAAATATGGCTTAAGAAGTACTTCAATGGACGATATCTGTTCGCATCTCAAGATCTCGAAAAAAACTTTATACCAATATTTCAGTAATAAAGACGATCTTGTCGAACAGATCATGATGCACCGTAGAAATAATTACCGTACACAGAAGGATATCGAAGAACTGAAACAACATAATTCTGTAGAGATCATGTTGACGATCAGAGACCATATCATCCGGAGCTTCAACAGCAGGATGCCGGCGAATTTATTCGATTTAAAGAAATACCATCCGGATGTTTATCAACGAGTAAATAACAAAGATCAGATTTTTATCCAAAATTTATTTAACGAAGTGATCGACAAAGGGATACGGGATGGTTATTTCCGGTCTGATATCAATCGTGAGATCCAGGTCTACCTGTTTGTAAAGCAAATGTCTCTCATCGGTGAGCCGGAAATGATCAGTGAATTGAAATATCCGATTTCTACGATCGTCTCTACGATTGTAGAAAATATTATCCGCAGTTTCGCGACTCCCCAAGGGATGCATGAATTGGAACATTTACTTTATAATAAACCTCATGAAAAAACAACTAAGCCATGAAAAAGAACAGATCTAACTTTCCCAGGAGCTATGCTGTTTAGCTGAATTTCGGGATATAAACGTGTATAATCAAAATCAAAAATCTAATAATTAAAGAGAATGAAAAGAGGAGTATTAATCATTTTTGTTGCGATTCTCATTCCGTGTTTGCTGCAAGCCCAGACCACACCGAATGATCCCCAGCGTCTGACGCTAGAACAAGCGGTAAATTTTGCCGTAGAGCACAACAAAGAACTACAGGCATCCCAAATGAATATCGAATTGAGAAATAAAATGGTGACAGAAGCCATTTCTCAAGGTTTGCCTCAAATCAACGGCGATCTGAACTATAGCACCAATTTCAGATATAAGATGAGTTTCCCTGGATCGGAATCGTCTACCGTACTGAAAGACCAGTCGAGCGTCGGGGTTACCGTTAACCAACTGCTATTCAGTGGTGAATGGATATTGGGAATACAAACCAGTAAGATTGCTAAACTGATTGCTTCTCAGCAAGTGGATGTAACCGAATTGGATATTAAAGAAACGGTTTATAATTCGTATTATACCATCCTGGTGAGCGAACGCCTGATGGAAATCGTAAAGCAGAACCTGGAAAATATGAGCCAGATACAGCGTCATACCGAAAATATGCTGGCAGCAGGTACTGCCGAGCCGACAGACGTCGATCAGATCCGCATCACTGTCGGACAGTTGAAAAACAGCCTTCTGGCTATGCAACGGACAGTAGACGTAAACTATAATTTATTGCGCCTGCAACTGGGTTTACAAGCCGGGACTCCGATCACCCTGGCCGATCAACTGGATAATTTTCTGGAAGTCGGTAATTTCCTGAAACTGGCCGGCCAGGAATTCGATATCAACCAGAATGCCCAATACAAACTGATGGAGACCCAGGAGGAATTACAAAAGAAAATGGTAGGATTGAAAAAATGGGCTTATTCACCGACGATCTCTGCAAACTACGGTTACACCTATAAAATCCTGAAACCTAGCTTGGATTTCAGTCCGAAACATTCAGCTACCATTACGATGAGTATTCCTATTTTTTCAGGTCTGCAACGTAAAGCGCAGCTCGATCAGGAGAAAATCACGCTGGAACAAACCACGCTGAACAAGAGTTTATTGGCGGATCAATTGAACTTACAGGAAGAGCAATATAAATTCGCCCTGAAAAATGCTTTGGAAGATTATAACCTGCAAAGTGAGAATATTCAGGTTGCCCGGAAAGTGCTGGAAAATTACCAGTATAAATACAATGCCGGAGCCGTATCCAGTTTAGATCTGACCCAGGCCAACAATAATTACCTGACCGCAGAAAACAACTATACTTCGGCTTGTTTAACATTATTACAGGCACAAACTCAACTGGAGAAACTGTATAACGAGCTAAAATAATCAGGAGTGAATAGTCGGAAAGCGATCTTTTAGCTCTGTAATTGAAAAAGAAACAAATTAAATATTGAAAACAATGATAAAGAACGTAATTTTATCTACCCTCGCGATTGCTGTATTAGCCGGTTGTTCAGGAAAGAAAGATTCTGACAAAGATACCAGCGTAGTTGAAGCTATCCCGGTGAAAGTTCAAAAACTGGAAAAAGAAAACATTGCCCGTACCCTGGACTACACAGCAAATTTACAGGCAGACGAGCAAGTGTATTATGCACCTGCAGCTACCGGACGTATTGAAAAAATCTATGTAGAAGTTGGGGACCGGATTAAAAAAGGACAATTATTAGTCGAAATGGACCGGACGAATCTGCAACAAGCCGAAGTCCAGTTAAAAAATCTGGAAACCGAATACAACCGGGCTAAAATGCTGAATGAAACTCAGAGTATCAGTAAGCAAGCCTACGATGCTGCAGTGACCCAATATGAGGTAGCTAAATCGAACGTAGACTTCCTGAAAGAAAATACCCGGATGTTGGCTCCTTTCAACGGAGTAGTGACCGGAAAATATTTCGAAAACGGAGAAGTATATACAGGAGCTGCTTTCGGTGGTGCTTCCAAACCATCGATCATTGCAATTGAAAAAATCAATCCCCTGAAAGCCTACGTAAATCTTTCGGAACAATATTTCTTATCGGTAAAGAAAGGCACGAAAGTAGAATTGAAAAGTAGCCTTTACCCCGACCGGATATTCGAAGGACAGGTAAGTATCGTTTATCCGACGATCGATCCGGCTTCGAGAACTTTCACCGTTGAAGTGAAGATTCCGAACGATGACGAAGCATTACGTCCCGGTATGTACGGAACCATCAATTTCTTTATCGGAAATACCGAAACCGTTGTTGTTCCTGCTATCGCTGTGTTGAAACTTCAGGGTGCGAATGACCGCTACGTATTCATCAACAAAGACGGTAAAGCCAAAAGAGTATCCGTGAATTTAGGGAAGCGTTTTGAAGATAAGATCGAATTGATCAGCGACGAAATCCAGGAAGGAGACGAATTGATCGTTGTCGGTCAGGGACGTGTTATCGACGGTTCACCCATTACTATCACTCAATAAGATAAATACATCAAATAAATAGTAAGAATATGAGTATATACAATACAGCGGTCAACAAGCCTATTTCCACATTAATGGTATTTATCGCCATTATGGTATTAGGTGTTGCCTCTTATATACAGTTGCCGGTGGACCAATACCCTAAGATGGACCCGCCCTACCTCACAGTGATGGCAACTTATCCGGGAGCGAATGCTTCGGATATTGAGGAAAATGTAACCAAAATCCTGGAAGATCAATTGAACTCCGTAGATAATCTGAAAGAGATGACCTCTACGTCCTATGACAACTTAGGAGTAATCTCTCTGGAGTTCGAATGGGAAGCCAATCTGGACGAAGCATCCAACGACGTACGTGACGCTGTCGATAAAGCAATGCAAAATTTGCCGGACGATATCGACCGACCGACCATTATGCGTTTCAACACGTCTATGATGCCGATCCTGATTTATGCCGTCACGGCCGACCAATCTTATCCCGGTATAGACAAGATTCTGGATGACAAACTGATCACCCGTTTGAACCGGGTAGACGGTGTAGCTTCTGTGATCGTTGCCGGAGCACCGGAACGTGTGGTTTATGTCGATTTAGACCCGAATAAACTGGATGCTTACAACCTGACTCTCGAACAGATCGGTAACAAAATTCTGGCAGAGAACAAGGATGTTTCTTCCGGTAATGTGAAAATGGGGCTGATGGACTATGCCTTGCGTGTAGAAGGGGAGTTCGCAGAAAGCGACCAGATCAAAAATATCGTACTCGGCACTCAAAATAATAAAACCATCTATTTGCATGATGTTGCTGTCGTGCGGGATACGATCAAAGACATCACACTGGAACAAACGATCAACCGGGGACGCGGCGGTGTACTGATGATCACCAAACAAACCGACGCCAATGCCGTTGCCGTAGCTAAAGAAGCGAAAAAGCAACTGGAATTGGCGATGAAAGAATTGCCTTCGGACATCAACTTCCAAATCATTTCGGATAACTCGGACTTTATCGTAAAGTCGATCAACAACCTGCAGGAAACATTGATGTACGCTTCGATCTTTGTGGTATTGGTCGTATTTCTGTTCTTAGGACGATGGAGGGCCACCTTTATCATTGCTCTGACCATCCCGATCTCACTGATTGTCGCCTTCATCTATTTGTTTGCAACGGGTGAGTCTCTGAACGTAATTTCACTGTCCTCCCTCTCTATTGCAATCGGTATGGTGGTAGACGATGCCATCGTAGTGTTGGAAAACGTAACGAAACATATCGACCGGGGAAGCCGGCCACGTGAAGCAGCCAAATACGGAACGAATGAAGTATGGTTGTCTGTAATCGTCACCACACTGGTAACCGTAGCTGTGTTCTTCCCGCTGACCCTGGTAACCGGAATGACCGGAATCTTGTTCAAACAGTTGGGATGGATCGTTTGTATCACCGTATGTACCTCGACACTGACGGCTATTTCTCTGACTCCTATGCTTTGTTCACAATTAATGCGGATACAGGAAAAGACCAGTAACAGCAAGTTCAGCTTTTACAATTTCGTATCCCGGCAATTGGATAGGCTGGATTCAGGTTATGAAAGACTGATCCGTTGGGTACTGCATCATAAAACATTCGTCATTTGTTTCATGACTGCCATCTTCCTGGGGTCTTGCAGCCTTACGCGTTTTATCAAAACCGACTTTATGCCGCAGAACGACCAGAGCAATATGACTGTATATGCAAAAATGCAATCCGGTCAACGGGTAGAAGAGACGAAAAGAGTCGCTTTACAGATCGACTCAATGATCCGGGCAGATATACCGGAAATTACGATCATCAACTTGTCGTACGGTAGTGAAGAAGAAGCTTCCTTCGCTTCTATGATGAACAGTACCGGTAACAATATCCTGAATATGCGTTTACGTACCGTAGATATTAAAGACCGTGAACGGAGTATTTTCGTCATTGCCGACCAGGTTCGTTCTATCTTGAAGAGTTTCCCGGATGTACTGCAATATACAGTCAGTACCTCATCCAGCGGTGGTTCTATGGGTAGCAACTCTGTCGATATCGAAATTATGGGTCACGATTTCAACACAACCACCCGTTTGGCTCAGGATATCGCAGTGAAAGCCCGTCAGATCCCGGGAGCCGAAGATATCAAAATCAGCCGGGACGACGATAAAGCCGAACTCCAGATTGCTTTAGATCAGGATAAACTGGCTCGTCATGGTTTGACCACTTCAGAAGTCGGTTCTTATGTCCGTAACCGGATCTACGGTTTCCGTAACAGTAAATTCAAAGAAGACGGAGAAGAATACGACATCATCGTCCGCCTGGATGAGAAATACCGTTCTTCTCTGACGGAGATCGAAAATATCCTGATCATAGACGGCCACGGCGAAAAAATACGTCTGAAAGAATTGGGTGAAATCAAAGAGTACTTCTCACCGCCAAATATCGAGCGTAAAAGCAAACAGCGTATCCTGAAAGTGTCTATCACTCCGGCAGCTGGCGTAGCTTTAGGAGATATCGCACAGGCATCACAACAGATTATCGACAATCTGGAAGATGTACCTCAGGATGTCAGTCTTTACATCGGTGGTAACTACGAAGACCAGCAGGAATCCTTCAGTTCTTTGATCTGGCTGTTACTGTTGTCCCTGATGTTGGTATACATTGTGATGGCCGCTCAGTTCGAATCTTTCAAGATGCCGTTCATTATCATGTTGGCCATTCCGTTTGCATTCACAGGAGTAATTCTGGCCCTGTTGCTCACGAACACCACCTTGAGTATCGTGGCTGCCTTGGGTGCTATTATGTTGGTCGGTATCGTGACGAAGAACGGTATTGTGTTGATCGACTTTATCAACCTGATGCGTGAAAGAGGTATTCGCTTGTACGATGCTATTGCACAAGCTTGTCGTTCCCGTCTGCGTCCGGTATTGATGACCTCTTTGACTACGATTCTGGGTATGGTACCGATGGCGATCAGTGCAGGTGAAGGTTCCGAAACCTGGCGGCCAATGGGTATCGCAGTAATCGGTGGTATGGTTTTCTCCACCATCATTACGATGATCATCGTCCCGGCCGTATACGCTGCTATGGACAAAAGCGGTAGCCGTGACAAGAAAAAGGCACTGGCCAAAGAATTTAAATTTATGAAAGACTTCGATCCTGAAAAAGATCTACCCAAAAAGTAATCGATAATGCAGATTTACAGTTTCAGACCGATATTAAAGTCTGAAATTGTAAATCAAAAATCAAAATCAAATATGAAGAAAGCAGTATTCATAACATACAACCAAGCCCTGACAGAGCGAGTAGCTTTTCTCCTCGATCAATTACAGATCAAAGGATTTACACAATGGCCTCTGGTTAACGGAGCAGGAACAGAAACCGGAGAACCTCGTATGGGATCTCATACCTGGCCGGAAATGAACTCCGCCACCATTACCATCGTCGAAGAAGAAATGGTGCCCCTGATTCTGAAATACGTCAAAGCGTTGGATGAAGTAAACAAAGAAAACGGTATCCGGGCTTTTGTCTGGGATATTACCGATATGTATTAATCCGAAAACTCAATAGGGTCTGCGCAAAGCAACTGCACAGACCCTATTCAAAAATTCTCTTTCTTAACCACAACCGACAATCTGCCTAAGTGGCAGTAAAATAGTTTCAACTTTCTTTCAGCGGTTTAAAGCCGCGTCCCAGAATTTCTTTCGAATCGATTACATTGATAAAGGCTTCGGGGTCGATTTCTGCAATCCGATGCCGTAAAATCATCATTTCACGGCGTGTGAGGATGGTGTAGATCATATTGCGGCTTTCTCCCCGATACATACCGACAGCCGGCAATAAGGTTGCTCCCCGGTTGATATCCTTGATAATGACATCCTTCACCGGATCTAACTTATCAGTGACAATCATCAGGGTCTTATGTACAGCAGCACCGTCGATTACCAGATCGATCACTTTTCCTTCGATAAATACGATAATCCAGGAATACATCGGTAAACGCCAGTCACCGAAAGCAACAACCGTCGACAACGTAATGGTACAGTCGACAATAATCACCAAAGTTCCAAGCGATATGTGGGTATATTTATTCAAAATCATAGAAATGATATCGGATCCTCCGGAAGTTGCCCGTGCCTTAAAGATCATACCGATCCCGATACCATAAACAATTCCTCCGAAAATAGCGGACAACAACTGTTCGTTCAGTAACGTACGATCCGTAATACCGGGCTCCAACAAGGCATCATAGCCGTATAAATAGTGGATGAGACGCATAAATGCCGGAATAGCGAACGTACAGATAATGGTTTTTACCCCGAACATACCTCCCAAAAAGTAAATTCCCAACAAGAGTAAAGGAACGTCCATACACAGGGCTGCAATTTCAGTCTCCCACCCCCACAAATGGTGAAATACCATAGACAATCCGTAAGTTCCTCCGGGAGCAAACCCATAAGGCTCAGCAAACATCACCGCCCCCAGGGCAAAAACAAAACATCCGCCCAACAACCAGGCATAGGTTATAAAAAAATCTTTAGAGAGAAATTTCTCTTTCGTAACAAATCCCATATTGACTTTAGATTTATGATTTTGATTTATGATTTAACGCCGCCAAAATTACGAATTGTTTTCGGCATTTTCTTGGCATAAAATATTTTCAACATGTTTTGTTTATATCTGTATATCAATCTATTAAACAACAAGACACAGGCATATTTATACAAGAAAGAGCATATTTATACAAAAACAGGAAATCGCATTGAAAACGATTGAAGCCCTATACGGCAATAACAGGATAAGGTGAGTAATCGTAAAGTTGTATTTTCCCTTTCAAGAGGGATTCAGGAACATCGATCAGCCGTTGATTGCTACTTCCCCTGAAAAGCAAATCGGTATCCCGCAAATGCTGATTAAAACGTCCATCTACCAAAACATCGATATAAGGCAAGATTTGTGCCAACCGGGCAGACCGGCACACCTCTTCGTAGCGATAACCGGTATAACACCAAATATTCTTTTTGCTTTTGTTTTTAATCAACTTAGCCAATTCAGTAAATGCTTCGACTTGCTCCAAAGGGTCTCCCCCACTAAAAGTAATATTTGAAAAAGGATCGGTCAGCAAGCGTTCGGCCACCTCTTCTACTCCGACCGCATGCCCATGCTCACGTTCCCAGGATTGGGGATTATGACAACCGGGGCAATGATGCCGGCATCCTGCCGCATAGAGAGAGGTCCGGAATCCCGGACCATCTACCACGGTATCTTCGATAATATCCAATAAAAACAGGTTCATCGCTAAACTAATTATGTCTGACCCGATCATTCAATTCAGCCAGTTTCGCCTGATTCCAGCGATTTGTCGTACCGACCAGATATCCGGTAATCCGTTGCAGGCGATCGATATGATGTCCTCCGCAATTGGGGCATTCTTCCAAACCGTCGGTCGCGTCTTCATGTCCACAATCCATACAGCGGTTACGGTTGTGATTGACAGAACAATACCCCATATTATAGCGGTCCATCATGTCTACCACCGACATAATCGCATCCGGATTGTGGGTTGCATCTCCATCGATCTCTACATAGAAGATATGCCCTCCGCGGGTCAGATCATGGTAAGGAGCTTCTATTTCTGCTTTATGCCGGGCACTGCATCGATAATAGACAGGCACATGATTCGAGTTCGTGTAATATTCCCGGTCGGTCACTCCCGGGATGATTCCGAAACTCTTTTTATCCTTCTGAGTGAATCTCCCGCTCAATCCTTCGGCAGGAGTAGCCAATACACTATAATTGTGCTGCCAGCGCTCCGAAAATTCATTCGCTTTATCCCGGAAACGGGTTATAATTCGGATCCCTAACTGCTGTGCAGCCGGATCTTCTGCATGGTGCTTACCTGTCAACGCGACCAAACATTCGGCCAAACCGATAAAACCGATCCCCAGTGTCCCTTGATTTATAACACTCTCTATCGTATCTTCAGGTTTCAACTTCTCCGTTCCTACCCACAGAGAACTCATTAAGAGAGGGAATTGCTTTGCCCGGGCAGTTTTCTGAAACTCAAACCGACGATGTAATTGCAAAGCCGTCAACTCAAGGAGTTCGTCCAATTTCGAGAAAAATGTCCGGATTCTTTCTTCCCGTTCGGAAATATCCATACATTCGATAGCCAGACGTACAATGTTTATCGTCGAGAAAGAAAGATTTCCCCTACCGATGGAAGTCTTCTCTCCGAAGCGGTTTTCAAAAACCCGGGTCCGGCATCCCATGGTAGCCGTCTCATAGCGAAAACGCTCCGGATCGTCGGCTTTCCACAATTCATGCCGGTTAAAAGTAGCGTCCAGGTTGATGAAGTTGGGAAAAAAACGCCGGGCACTGACTTTACAAGCAAAAACATATAAGTCGTAATTGGGATCCTGAGGTAAATAATTCACGCCCCGTTTCTTTTTCCAGATCTGAATCGGAAAGATAGCCGTACCTCCGCTTCCCACTCCCCGATAGGTAGAGGTCAGCATTTCCCGAATAATACAACGGCCTTCGGCAGAAGTATCCGTACCGTAATTGACAGAACTGAAAACAACCTGATTGCCTCCCCGGCTATGAATGGTATTCATATTATGGATAAAAGCCTCCATAGACTGATGTACACGACTTACCGTCCGGTTGATCGCATGTTGTAAAACCCGCTCATCCCCGCTCAAACCGTCCAGCTCAATCCGGACATAATCTTTGATGGGAAAATGGTACAGGTGTTTGTAATCTTCGCCGGTAATCTCTTCCAATACTTTCACCTCTTCGATAAAACTATTCCGCACATAAGGTGCCAGATAAAAATCAAAAGCCGGAATCGCCTGTCCGCCATGCATTTCATTCTGAGCCGTCTCGAGCGAAATGCAACCGAGGATGCTAGCCGTCTCGATCCGTTTTGCCGGACGGGATTCACCATGACCGACATAGAATCCGTTTTTCAGGATCTTATCCAAGGGATGCTGTACGCAGGTGAGACTTTTGGTCGGATAATAATCTTTATCGTGTATGTGCAGATATCCTTGCCGAACGGCATTTTTTACTTCTTCTACCAACAAATAATCGTCGACAAACGGCTTTGTCGTTTCACTGGAAAATTTCATCATCATCCCGGCAGGCGTATCCGCATTCATATTGGCATTTTCCCGGGTCACCTCATTCGATTTCGTCTCTATGATTTCCAAAAAAATATCCCGGGTTTTCGCTTTACGGGCCACACTACGCTGATTCCGGTAAGCAATATATAATTGAGCCACATCTTTACGGCGGCTCTTCATCAATTCGATTTCCACACAGTTTTGAATATCTTCGACACTCATCTGCTCCTGTCCCCGGCAAGCGATACGATCGGCAATTTCATGTGCCAATTGCATATCTTCTCCTTTATCGGTATGCAGCATCGCTCTTCTCACTGCAGCAACGATTTTCTCCTCATTAAAGCCAACTACACGGCCATCTCTTTTCAATACAGTCTGAATCATTATTTTACTTTTTAATCATAAACCGATAACTCATAAGGCAAGGAGAGGACAAAAAAAAGACAAGCGAATCCTTCTTTCCGGCCTTTCCTCGAAAGCCTCAGAAAACAATAATTACGGCAGGTCTTCTGACTTACTCCCGGTTTAAACAACCTTCCCGCCAATAACGGCAGTGGTTCTTCTCGGGTTTAAACCGCTCTACGGAGCTTACAGCAGCGGGACTGTCCGGGATTCTCACCCGATTCCCTTTTCATCTCATCCCTACGCTAGGATAAGAACCGAAATCAAGACAAAAATAGAAAGTTTTTTACGAAGAGAAAAATATTTTCAGAAACTTTTCTGACATTTTTTCAAAGTAACAGATTATCAAAGTTTTCCAATACAAATCTTTTAATCTAGAATCCGGCACATTCAAACTATTGATAATCAACATATAACTACAAAACAAAATTCAAATCATCAAGCAATCAAACATTTAAAAGTTTTCCAAAATAAAAATCCAAAAATTAATCGAGTTAATATTTTTCAGCATTGATATTTTATTCTTCGTCTTTTACTTTTGATTTTTCATTTTGTAGATATTCCACCCAAATTCGGGCTGCTTCTTCCACTGTTTTGAGACAAGGACGTTTTTTATAATATTCGGGTGTCCGGGCTTCAGGCACCGGATCGAACCCGATTCTTGGGGGAGTCACCCCCAACAATTCACCGCAGATCAACGAACCGTTACGCTTCACAAATTTCTCTGCCAATTGTTGTACCAGTCTATAATTCGCTTCTTTCCCTTCCCTATCTTTTCCCTCTACACAACCTGTTTCGAGGCCTGCCAATATAAACATTCCGCAAGCAGCACCGCAAGTCATTCTCATCCGACCGATCCCTCCACCGAACGAAGCCGACATCCGTAATGCCTGTTCGAAAGTATAACCATACTCGTCTGCAAAAGCAGCACATACCGACTGTGAACAATTGTAGCCTTGCCGGAATAATTCGACGGCACGCTGTATCCGGTCTTCCATCATCCTATTTTTTAATGTCCGGCAAAAGTAACGAAAGACCGTGAGAATAGGAAATCTATTTCTTCTATTGCGTAATAATATTCCCTTGCAAATCTATATCCAAAGCCATATCGAGTCCCGGTTGTTGTTTAGGGGTCAAAACAAAATGATACCGATCTCCCTGAGGGAATTGCCGATAGTCGACGCTCCGTACGGTATAGTTTTCATAAG
Coding sequences within it:
- a CDS encoding efflux RND transporter periplasmic adaptor subunit, with amino-acid sequence MIKNVILSTLAIAVLAGCSGKKDSDKDTSVVEAIPVKVQKLEKENIARTLDYTANLQADEQVYYAPAATGRIEKIYVEVGDRIKKGQLLVEMDRTNLQQAEVQLKNLETEYNRAKMLNETQSISKQAYDAAVTQYEVAKSNVDFLKENTRMLAPFNGVVTGKYFENGEVYTGAAFGGASKPSIIAIEKINPLKAYVNLSEQYFLSVKKGTKVELKSSLYPDRIFEGQVSIVYPTIDPASRTFTVEVKIPNDDEALRPGMYGTINFFIGNTETVVVPAIAVLKLQGANDRYVFINKDGKAKRVSVNLGKRFEDKIELISDEIQEGDELIVVGQGRVIDGSPITITQ
- a CDS encoding TetR/AcrR family transcriptional regulator, translating into MTESEFNRAREELLENISELFLKYGLRSTSMDDICSHLKISKKTLYQYFSNKDDLVEQIMMHRRNNYRTQKDIEELKQHNSVEIMLTIRDHIIRSFNSRMPANLFDLKKYHPDVYQRVNNKDQIFIQNLFNEVIDKGIRDGYFRSDINREIQVYLFVKQMSLIGEPEMISELKYPISTIVSTIVENIIRSFATPQGMHELEHLLYNKPHEKTTKP
- a CDS encoding PG0541 family transporter-associated protein; the protein is MKKAVFITYNQALTERVAFLLDQLQIKGFTQWPLVNGAGTETGEPRMGSHTWPEMNSATITIVEEEMVPLILKYVKALDEVNKENGIRAFVWDITDMY
- a CDS encoding efflux RND transporter permease subunit; protein product: MSIYNTAVNKPISTLMVFIAIMVLGVASYIQLPVDQYPKMDPPYLTVMATYPGANASDIEENVTKILEDQLNSVDNLKEMTSTSYDNLGVISLEFEWEANLDEASNDVRDAVDKAMQNLPDDIDRPTIMRFNTSMMPILIYAVTADQSYPGIDKILDDKLITRLNRVDGVASVIVAGAPERVVYVDLDPNKLDAYNLTLEQIGNKILAENKDVSSGNVKMGLMDYALRVEGEFAESDQIKNIVLGTQNNKTIYLHDVAVVRDTIKDITLEQTINRGRGGVLMITKQTDANAVAVAKEAKKQLELAMKELPSDINFQIISDNSDFIVKSINNLQETLMYASIFVVLVVFLFLGRWRATFIIALTIPISLIVAFIYLFATGESLNVISLSSLSIAIGMVVDDAIVVLENVTKHIDRGSRPREAAKYGTNEVWLSVIVTTLVTVAVFFPLTLVTGMTGILFKQLGWIVCITVCTSTLTAISLTPMLCSQLMRIQEKTSNSKFSFYNFVSRQLDRLDSGYERLIRWVLHHKTFVICFMTAIFLGSCSLTRFIKTDFMPQNDQSNMTVYAKMQSGQRVEETKRVALQIDSMIRADIPEITIINLSYGSEEEASFASMMNSTGNNILNMRLRTVDIKDRERSIFVIADQVRSILKSFPDVLQYTVSTSSSGGSMGSNSVDIEIMGHDFNTTTRLAQDIAVKARQIPGAEDIKISRDDDKAELQIALDQDKLARHGLTTSEVGSYVRNRIYGFRNSKFKEDGEEYDIIVRLDEKYRSSLTEIENILIIDGHGEKIRLKELGEIKEYFSPPNIERKSKQRILKVSITPAAGVALGDIAQASQQIIDNLEDVPQDVSLYIGGNYEDQQESFSSLIWLLLLSLMLVYIVMAAQFESFKMPFIIMLAIPFAFTGVILALLLTNTTLSIVAALGAIMLVGIVTKNGIVLIDFINLMRERGIRLYDAIAQACRSRLRPVLMTSLTTILGMVPMAISAGEGSETWRPMGIAVIGGMVFSTIITMIIVPAVYAAMDKSGSRDKKKALAKEFKFMKDFDPEKDLPKK
- a CDS encoding TolC family protein yields the protein MKRGVLIIFVAILIPCLLQAQTTPNDPQRLTLEQAVNFAVEHNKELQASQMNIELRNKMVTEAISQGLPQINGDLNYSTNFRYKMSFPGSESSTVLKDQSSVGVTVNQLLFSGEWILGIQTSKIAKLIASQQVDVTELDIKETVYNSYYTILVSERLMEIVKQNLENMSQIQRHTENMLAAGTAEPTDVDQIRITVGQLKNSLLAMQRTVDVNYNLLRLQLGLQAGTPITLADQLDNFLEVGNFLKLAGQEFDINQNAQYKLMETQEELQKKMVGLKKWAYSPTISANYGYTYKILKPSLDFSPKHSATITMSIPIFSGLQRKAQLDQEKITLEQTTLNKSLLADQLNLQEEQYKFALKNALEDYNLQSENIQVARKVLENYQYKYNAGAVSSLDLTQANNNYLTAENNYTSACLTLLQAQTQLEKLYNELK
- a CDS encoding YitT family protein; the encoded protein is MGFVTKEKFLSKDFFITYAWLLGGCFVFALGAVMFAEPYGFAPGGTYGLSMVFHHLWGWETEIAALCMDVPLLLLGIYFLGGMFGVKTIICTFAIPAFMRLIHYLYGYDALLEPGITDRTLLNEQLLSAIFGGIVYGIGIGMIFKARATSGGSDIISMILNKYTHISLGTLVIIVDCTITLSTVVAFGDWRLPMYSWIIVFIEGKVIDLVIDGAAVHKTLMIVTDKLDPVKDVIIKDINRGATLLPAVGMYRGESRNMIYTILTRREMMILRHRIAEIDPEAFINVIDSKEILGRGFKPLKES
- the nrdG gene encoding anaerobic ribonucleoside-triphosphate reductase activating protein, with translation MNLFLLDIIEDTVVDGPGFRTSLYAAGCRHHCPGCHNPQSWEREHGHAVGVEEVAERLLTDPFSNITFSGGDPLEQVEAFTELAKLIKNKSKKNIWCYTGYRYEEVCRSARLAQILPYIDVLVDGRFNQHLRDTDLLFRGSSNQRLIDVPESLLKGKIQLYDYSPYPVIAV